The nucleotide window CCGCGCGTCATCCCGCCTTCCTGATGGTGGAAGAGAGCGGCGCGGGCAGCGACTATCCGTTCTCCGGCGAGAAACTCGCGCCGGTCCTCGCCGTGTATCGCGCCGCCGACTTCGATGGCGCAGCCGACGTGGTGCGCGGCATCTACGCATACATGGGCGCGGGCCATTCGGTCGGACTGCATTCGACCGATGCCGCGCAAGCGGTCCACCTCGGCGTGACATTGCCCGTCGCGCGCGTGATCGTGAATCAGGCGCATTGCCTCGCCACCGGCGGCAACTTCGATAACGGCTTGCCGTTCTCGCTGTCGATGGGCTGTGGCACGTGGGGCCGCAACAACTTCTCGGGCAATCTGGGCTTTCGCCACTATCTGAACACCACGCGGGTCGCCTATCCGATCGAGGAACGCGTGCCGGAAACGGACGAACTACTCGGCGATTTCTTCGCGAGGTACGGCCGATGAACACGCCCGCTACCCTTCGCGCGCTGATCGACGAGCGCGCCGCGCAGCATCCGGACAAGCCCTTCCTGCTCGCCGCGCTCGACGACGATGAAACACCGGTCCCTGATCGGCGCGCGACCGTCCTGACGTTTCGCGAATTGCGCGACGACTGCCGCGTGCTGGAGGCACGCTTCAGGGACGCCGGTCTGCAGCCGGGCGACGTCATTTCGGTGTTCATGGGCAACGGCATTCAGACGGCCCGTCTACTGCTCGCGGCCATGTACAGCGGGCTTGTCGCCAATCCGCTCAATCTCTTGTGCCAGCCCTCACAGGTGCGCTATATCGTCGATCATTCCGATACGCGGATGATCTTCGCCGCGAGTGACACGCAGGCTGTGATCGGCACAGCCGTGGCCGAATTGCGCGCGGCTGGGCTGACGCGTGAGATCGCGCTGATCCAAACCGAACCGGACGACGCCGAACCGCCTTCGCTCGTAAAGCGCGAGCCGGCTATGGCCGAAGCCGCAGCCCATGGCGCGAGCGCTGCTGCCGCGCCAGCGTTCGCGACGCGCAGCACGCCTCGGCACACAGTAGACGCCGCAACGTCACATGAGCCCACAGCAGACGATGTCGCGTTGCTGATGTACACCTCAGGCACCACAGGCACGCCCAAAGGCGTCCTGCTGACGCATCGCAACCTGGTGGCGAACGCACGCAACATCAGCGCCGAACACCGGCTGACGTCGGACGATCGCGTGCTCGCGTCGTTGCCGCTTTATCACATCAACGGTCTGGTCGTGACGCTGCTCGCGCCGCTGTTTCATGGCGGATCGGCGGTCATGACGTCGCGCTTCTCCGCCCGCACGTTCTGGCGCGACGTCGCGCTGCATGCCTGCACGTGGATCAACGTGGTGCCGACGATCGTCGCCTATCTGCTCAACGCCGACGAAGCGTGCACTTACGATCTGTCGGCGCTGAAGTTTTGCCGCAGCGCGTCGGCCGCATTGCCCGTCGATCATCATCGCGCGTTCGAGGCGCGGTTCGGGATCGGCGTGATCGAAACCATGGGCATGACGGAAACCGCCGCGCCAATCTTCAGTAATCCGTATGAAATGGACCGGCGGCGGGTCGGCAGCATCGGCCTGCCTTCGGGTGGCGAAGCGAGAGTGATCGATCGAGAAGGGCGCGAATGCGCCGCCAACGAATGCGGCGAGCTGGTGTTGCGCGGCGAGCAGGTGATGGGCGGCTATTACAAGCGGCCCGAAGAAACGGCCGCTGCCTTTACGCCGGACGGCTGGCTGCGCACCGGCGACCTCGGTTATCGCGACGCGGACGGCTACTTCTACATCAACGGCCGCGCCAAGGAACTGATCATCAAGGGCGGCGAAAACATTGCGCCGCGCGAAATCGACGAGGCGTTGTTGCGTCATCCCGGTGTGCTGGATGCTGCGGCTGTCGGCGTGCCCGATCCGGCATACGGCCAGGAGATCGTCGCCTTCGTGGTGCCGCGCACGAGCGACGGACGCAGCGCGCCCGACCCGGCGGATCTGCGCGAGCACTGCGTGCGCGAACTCGGGCGCTACAAGACGCCGAAAGAGTTTCGCTTCGTCGATGAACTGCCGCGCGGACCTTCCGGGAAAGTGCAGCGGCTCAAGCTGGTGCCCAGCTGACGCGGCGCCGCCCGCGAGCGGGCAGGGCGCGGGCGGAGACACATCGGCAGTCGCAGTGCGGTAAGTCGGACGGCCGCTCGCGGCCATCGTCGAGACGCATTAGAGATCGATACATACAATAGAAAGGAGACAGCATGGAAACGCGTATCCGGCGTGTCAAGACA belongs to Paraburkholderia aromaticivorans and includes:
- a CDS encoding AMP-binding protein codes for the protein MNTPATLRALIDERAAQHPDKPFLLAALDDDETPVPDRRATVLTFRELRDDCRVLEARFRDAGLQPGDVISVFMGNGIQTARLLLAAMYSGLVANPLNLLCQPSQVRYIVDHSDTRMIFAASDTQAVIGTAVAELRAAGLTREIALIQTEPDDAEPPSLVKREPAMAEAAAHGASAAAAPAFATRSTPRHTVDAATSHEPTADDVALLMYTSGTTGTPKGVLLTHRNLVANARNISAEHRLTSDDRVLASLPLYHINGLVVTLLAPLFHGGSAVMTSRFSARTFWRDVALHACTWINVVPTIVAYLLNADEACTYDLSALKFCRSASAALPVDHHRAFEARFGIGVIETMGMTETAAPIFSNPYEMDRRRVGSIGLPSGGEARVIDREGRECAANECGELVLRGEQVMGGYYKRPEETAAAFTPDGWLRTGDLGYRDADGYFYINGRAKELIIKGGENIAPREIDEALLRHPGVLDAAAVGVPDPAYGQEIVAFVVPRTSDGRSAPDPADLREHCVRELGRYKTPKEFRFVDELPRGPSGKVQRLKLVPS